A segment of the Candidatus Synechococcus calcipolaris G9 genome:
TTAATGATGGGACAGCCCTCGTTCTCCTGAGTGTGATTACTGGGATACACGTTTCGGGAACCTTTAGTTTGGGACAGGGTATAGCGGAAATTTTTATCGCCTTTGTCGGCGGTGGCATTCTGGGTTCAGGCCTGGGCTATCTCTGTGTCGGCCTGTTTCAGGAACTGGATGATGCCCTCAGCAATATTTTACTCACCGTTGCGGTATCCTTGGGAACCTTTCAAGTGGGGCAGGTGTTGGGGGTGTCCGGGGCGATCGCCGTGGTGACTGCGGGACTGGTCATTGGTGGTTTGGGGTTTCGGCAAACATCCGCATCCACCCGTGTTACACTGCTCAATTTTTGGGAATATGCTGGTTTTGGCGTAAATACATTTATTTTTCTATTGGTGGGCATCGAGGTCAAGCCAGGAATTCTATGGATGACGATTCCGGCGGCCCTCCTGGCGATCGCAGCCTATCAAGTGGGGCGTATTTGTGCCATTTATCCCCTCCTCTATGGCCTAGGTTTCTACGATCACCCCCTACCCCTAAAATGGCAGCACGTTTTAATTTTTGGTAATGTAAAAGGCTCCCTATCCATGGCCCTGGCCCTGAGCCTGCCCGCCACCCTGCCCGATCGCTCTCAGGTGATCACCTTAGTCTTTAGTACGGTGCTGGTCTCCCTGGTCGTTCAGGGCCTAAGCCTACCCAGCCTCGTTAAACGGCTCAACCTCTCCCGCATTTCCCCAATTCAAAAGCAGATTGAAAGCTTACAACTCAATCTTATTGCGGCAAAGGCGGCTCAAAATGAACTAGGCATTCTCTTGGCATCGGGGAGTTTACCCAAGTTTCTCTATGAAGAACTCTTTGCCAGTTACCAATCGCGGGTTGCTTCCTCGGAAAAAGATCTGCGGGAGATGTACAACCAGCGAATCATCAGTGGCAATGAAGAGGGGGATGAGGCCAAGTACTTAAAAGGAGTGTACCGTCGCCTCTATGTTGCCGAAAAAGGAGCCATTAACGATGCCATTCGTAAAGGTATTCTTTCTGAGGATATTGGTCGAGATTATATTAATAGCCTGAATGAAAAGCTACTGGTGATCAAGGATGATAATTAGCTTTTTTTAGTCGCATTTAAGCCGCACTTGCTAAGTTGCATAGGAGGAAGGGGGGCGATCGGGGAGGGCGGCGGGTTCTTTTTCTGCCAATAAAAACTCTCGCAGAAACCGGGCAATCATACGTTGCAGAAGTCCATTGGCAATCCGTTGTCCCATGGCATGCATTTCCGGTCGTACCATAATTCGGATTAAAGCGGGTACAACTTTCATGGCATCAAACCCAGGTGTGTCCTGGAGAATGCCAAAAATTCGCCGTAAATGCTCTAGACTGTGGGGTTCTTTATTAGCTGGGTTAGATGGGACAGGGGCAGCGGGTTGGCGCAGGAAGGGAATTGGCAAATGAAAGGGGGAAAACTGGCCTAGGGCGTTGCGGCCCCAGTTATCGAGGCTACGGGTGAGTTCATCGGCAAGGCGATCGCGGTAGAGTTGGCCCCGCTCGGAAAAAAGAAACTCAAGGGCTTGTTCTAGGACGGCATTAAAGTCATAGTCACGGCTATCACGGGCATTACGGAGGAGATTCTCTAGGCGATTCCAGCGAAACTGACCATCTTTCAAGAGCAGATTTTTCAAACTGGTTCGCAATTCTGGGGACGGATCCGTCAGTAACCGCTTGGCAATGTAGGGATAGGCCGCACTCAGCACCTTAAAGTTCACATCCACGCCCATGGCAATCCCTTCCATTGTCAGGAGCGATCGCACAATCAGGGCATAGTAGGCGGGCACTTGAAAGGGATACTCGTACATCACCTCAGAGAGTTGGTCAAAAATGCGCTGAATATTTAACTCGGCAACACTGGCTCCCAAGGCATTACTAAAAACAATTGCCAAGGCGGGCACAATCGGGGTGAGATCTACATCTTCCCCCAAAAAGCCTAAATGAACGTAATCTTCGGCTAGGGCCTCGTATTCCCGATTGACAATGTGAACAATGGCATTCAACAGCCCATAGCGTTGGGGCGGCGCAATTTCGCTCATCATGCCAAAGTCGAGATAGGCGAGTTTACCATTGGGCATGGCCAGCAAATTCCCTGGGTGGGGATCGGCGTGGAAAAAACCATGCTCTAGCAACTGCCGCAAGGAACATTGCACCCCGACATTGACAAGGTACCGTGGATCAATGCCCTGGGCTTGAATCAGTTGGGGTTGATTTAGTTTTGTCCCCGTCACCCATTCCATGGTGAGGACACGGCGGTTGGTATATTGCCAATAAATGCGTGGCACATAAACATCGGGGAGGTAGCTATAGAGCCGGGCAAAGCGTTCGGCATTTTTCCCTTCCTGGGTGTAGTCCATCTCATCAAACAGGCGATCGGCAAACTCATCCAGAATTGCCACCAAGTCACTGCGAATACTCTTGATTAGCCGCTGCACCCAAAATGCTAGACCCCGTAAAATAAAAATATCCAGGGTAATACTTTCCGCCAGCCCCGGACGCTGTACCTTGACAGCTACTTCTTCCCCACTGTGCAACCGCCCCCGATAGACTTGGCCCAGGGATGCCGCAGCAATGGGATTGTCCGTCAATTCAGCATAGAGAGAGCTAGGGGTTGCCCCCAGTTCTTCTTCAATCAACTGAAAAGCAACCTCATTGGCAAAAGCAGGCAACTGATCCTGGAGCTTTGTCATTTCTTCTAAATAGATTGCCGATAGCACATCCGGTCGGGTTGAAAGGGCTTGCCCAACCTTGATGTAGGCTGGTCCCAAGTGAGTCAGGGTTTCCCGTAGTTCAATGGCCCGTTTGCGTTGGCGTGCCTTGGTCTGTCCGGTTAATTTATCCCACCAACGATTAAAGAGTAGCCAACAGGTGGGCCAAAGAATAATCAGCCAACGACTAAAGACTAGAAAAGGACGACGACGATAATAGGCAGAAATGGCCTCTGGATCATAACCACTAAACCGTTTATCTTCGGGCATTGATACCGCAGAAATGGGAATATCGGCTTGGTCAGAACCAACCTTGGAGGGCAAAAGAGCCGTTTTCATGGCATAACCAGAGCAGAAGGGCAATGTAACACATTGTAACAAAACCAGACGGGGAAATGATGCTCAACTCCATTACGCCCGCTGCGATTGCGATTCCTGTTTTAGGCTACAACCCCCAGGAATCAGCGTTACAGTGGCAACCAATCTCCACTGGACACAAATGGATACAAACGCAGCCGAATAGGAGGGTGTCTCCGTTTGGGGATTTTTCAACATTTCTAGCTGCACCTGCCGCATGGCTTCTGTGTGTCCCATCACCTGGAGCAAATTTTCATAGTAGGCCACCATAATATCCTTTGTGACCTGATCATCCACCTTCCTGAGCGTTCCCACCTGCGATCGCGCGTCCGCCAACGTAAATGCCCGCCGTAGGCCATAGACCCCATCCCCATTCGTCAGATCGTCGCGCCCCGTACCACAGGCCAATAGCACCACTATATATTTGCCAAAGCACGGATTCAAGATATTCTCAACGCCATTGATAGTATTCAGGTACGGACTGCTGGCATGAGTTTTGAGCAATTTAGTCAAGATGAAACCATCGCTAAAGCCGTGCTTTATGATCTAATTATGATTGGTGAAGTATCCCCAATCGCCCATGGTTAAACTTGAATATCTCACCCGTGGTACCACTGTTAAAGGGATACTACCAAATCACAGCGTCACTGTCATTGATGCGAAGTGGCACGGTAGTGAAGTAGTTGAGTTGACCTATAAGGATGCGACCCGACTGACCATGTCTGGAAAAAGTGGACAGTGAAATTAAGCGGAAATGGGTGAAATTAGGGAGCGGTAATACTGATCCTCAAATTGAGCAGGGGATAGAAAACCGAGAGTGGAATGAAGGCGTTTACGGTTGTAGAAGACTTCAATCCATTCAACAATGGTCGTCCTGGCAATCGCCCGGTTTGGAAACACCGTGGGGTGAATCAGCTCGGTTTTTATCGTGCCGAAAAAGCGTTCAGCGACCGCATTATCCCAGCAGTTGCCCCGACGGCTCATACTACAGGCTATATTAGCTTGCCTTAGTGCCTGTTGATAGTCGTGACTGGCATATTGTGCCCCCCGGTCTGAGTGAAATAATAAACCAGCGCTTGACGGTTTCCGGTGTCCCAAGGCGGCAGACAACGCGGTCAAAACCAGTTCGGTGCGCAAATGCTCGGCAATAGACCATCCCACCACCCTACGAGAGAATAGGTCGAGAATGACCGCTAGATAGACCCATCCTTCGGCTGTCCAGATATAGGTGATATCGGCCACCCACACTTGGTCTGAGGCATCTGTCTTAAAGCAACGATCTAAGGTATTCTCTGCTATCGGTAGCCGATGATTTGAATCCGTTGTTCCCTTAAATTTCCGTCGCAGATGGGCATTGATCCCCAAGTTTGCCATTAATCGGATCACCCGTTGACGGCTGATCGGGAAGCCTTGAGCAGCTAAGGCTGCTTGTATCCTCGGTGAGCCATAGGTTTGACGGCTCTCTTGCTGAATCTGTTGAATCATTTGGCTCATTCCGCCCGTTCCTGCGTCGTCAATGCTCCTTGGTTGCCACCACCCTGGTCAATGGTTGCTTGTTTGACCCATTGGCGTAGGGCACTTTCTGTCAATCCCATTTCCTGGGCCACTTGGCTGATCGGCTTCCCTGACTGTTGCACAATTGCCACAGCTTGAGCTTTTTGTTCGGCAGTAAATGTTCGTCTTGGTTTTTGGCTCATTTGGACATTCTCCTTCATTGGCGACTCTTGGAGTTTGTCCACTTTTTTCAGTCAGGGTCAGTCAATTGTGCAATGTCTGTAAGCCGATCAGAAAAACGAATCGCCCGAAGTCTCGCTATCACTGTGGCAACCGCGCCCATTCTGATTGGAATGCAGCGAAGAACCATAGAGACGACTACATACTTTCCACAACCCTACTAGGGACGGTGGAACAGGCAGCGGTCAATCTGCCGGATGCTTCAGGTCTTAGGCTTAAGAGGCAAGCCTGAACCCCTTGTGGGTGAGGTCGTTGACCCATCTCAGCATTCAAGTATCACTGCATGATTTTATTAAAAATGGTATTATTATTTTGATAATTTTATGCAATCATAGATTCATTGCTTCATGGTTTCATTATGAAAATCATTGCAGTCACTGGGTTTAAAGGCGGGATTGCCAAGTCCACAACAGCGATCCACCTGGCAACATTCCTGAGCAAATCCACTCCAACTTTATTAATTGACTCTGATCCGAATCGCACCTGTGAAAAGTGGTCGGATAGAGGCAATCGTCAGCAAGCCTTTATCGTGACCAATGAGAAAGCAGCATCCCGGCATATTCCGGGCAAGTCTTATTTAACGTGAGTTCTGGATAAGAAAGGGTGAGAGCCGTAGGCTGAAATAAGCAAACAATTCAGCAACTCCCACCCCTATGTCTAGCTTAGAAGACCTTTTCTGCTCAGTCGATGACTTCTGCCAACGTTTTGAACCCCAATGGCAACAGCAACTTTTGCACAGTGGGCTACAAACCCGGAAGCGGAGCCGACAACTGTGCCTGAGCGAAATCATGACGATTGTGATTGCTTTTCACCAGCAGGGCTACCGCACGTTCAAGGACTACTACACCAAGCACGTTTGTCGCTACTGGCACAAGGCATTCCCGGATTTGGTGAGCTATCCCCGCTTTATCAGTTGGTTGCCTTCGCTGTTATTGCCATTGTCTGCCTACTTGCGGTCTTGCTTTGGGCAATGCAGTGGGATTAGCTTCATGGACTCAACCAGCCTGAAGGTTTGCCACAATCGCCGCATCAAGCAGCACAAAGTGTTTGATTTGTTCGCCGAGCGGGGCAAGACTTCGGTGGACTGGTTCTTCGGTTTCAAACTCCATTTAGTTGTGAATGACAAAGGGGAATTGCTCAACTTTACCCTGACCCCTGGCAACACCGATGATCGGACTCCTGTCCCCAAGCTGCTGCAACGGCTCTTCGGCAAGGTATTCGCCGACAAAGGCTACGTCTCGCAAACGTTGGCAAAACAACTCTTGCAGCAGACCGGGGTGCAGTTCATCACCAAGTTTCGGCGCAATATGAAGAATCGCTTCCTCAAGCTCAATGACCGTTTGCTGTTGCGAAAGCGAGCCATTATCGAGATCATCATCGACCAGTTAAAGAACATTTCCCAGGTCGAGCACTCCCGGCATCGCTCCCCGGTTAACTTCCTGGTCAACCTGGTTGGGGGATTAATTGCCTACTGCCACCAGCCGAAAAAGCCCTCGATTGCACTTGACTCAAACTTGCTCCCCTAGGCTTATCCGTAACTGACGTTATTTAGTCCTCGATACCCCTGCTAGGCCAAGCAGCAATGAATTAAAAGAAATTGCAGAAGGTGCTGACTTAGTGATTGTCCCGTGTTTACCCGATGCGTTTAGCCTCAGTGTCATGCTTGACATGATTAGTGAACTACCGAGTCAATGTTTATATCGAGTTCTGTTAACCATCTGTCCACCTCCACCGAGTAAAGAAGCAGAGCAAGTACGTGAGGCTCTAACAGAAGCCCAGATTCCCTTATTTACTGCACAAATTCGCCGTTCGGCTGGGTTCACAAAGGCAGCCGCCCTCGGAGTTGCGATTCGGGATATTCCTGATAGTCGGGGCCGCTTAGCCTGGCGAGATTATGAGGCAGTGGGCCGGGAAGTTATTAGCATACTTGGAGGACATCATGGCTAACTACAAGCAGATTATCAGTCAAGCCAAAAAAGAGGAAATCATACAATCCTCATTGCATGAAGCAATGCAAGCAGGAGAAATGGTCAATCTGTGTGTGCGTGTTCCCAGTCAATGGCGTAATCACTGGAAATCGGAGGCTGCCAAGAAAGGGATAAGCCTGGGAGACTATGTGATCCAGGCCATGAAAGAAATGTACGGTGAGCCTCCAACTGCTTAGGGAAAGCAAAGTAGGAAGCTCAAACTGAGTCATCTATCCAACTGCATTCAGGGCAATCCCAATGCACCCTTGGAGTTTGTCCACTTTTTTCAGTCAGGGTCAAATTGGTCAAATTGAATCGGAGCAGACTCGAAAAGAATTGAGTACCGTCGTTCAACTATTGGCTGGGTTACAGTACAGTAAAAAGCTTATTGAAACCATTTTTCGGTAGGGAATGATGCGGGAATCGGTAATTTATCAAGAGATTCTTTAGGAAGGGGAACGCAAAGGTTTACAACGTGGACTTCAACAAGGACGGCAGGAGGGTCAACGGGAGGAAGCCTGTGCCCTTATCCTGCGTCAACTCACCCGTCGAGTGGGGCCCATCCCTGAATCTTTCGCGACCCAAATCAATCATCTATCCCCTAGAGCAATTAGAAACCCTGGGAGATGCGCTTCTAGATTTCAGTGCCATGAATAACCTAGAGCAGTGGTTTCAGGGAGTAAGTTAATAAACCATCAATATTAACCAAAAGAAATGTAAAAAATCCTTGACGGCTAGGGATTTCATCGTTAAGTTTGGGGGTATTCCCATTTCTTGCCTAAGGAAATGCTAAAAACAATCCGTCGGTGGTTCGCTCCTGTTGCTATTCTGGGTTGCCTTCTTCCCTCCCCTGTTCTCGCCCAGATTACACCAGCGGTTGGGGGTACAGGTACTATCGTTACCGTAAATGGTCAGCAGTTTGACATTGGCGGTGGTGCATTTTCCAGGGATGGCAAAAATTTATTTCACCTTTTTAAGCAATTTGGTCTAAGTGATGGGCAGATTGCCAACTTTTTATCCAATTCCAAGGTTCAAAATATCCTGGCGGGCGTGAATGGTGGCGATGTCAGCTATATCAATGGCTTAATCCAGGTAACGGGAGGCAATAGCAACCTCTATTTGCTCAATCCTGCGGGAATTGTTTTCGGGCCCAATGCCCAGTTAAACGTACCAGCAGCGTTCCATGCCTCCACCGCCCAACGGGTGCATTTTGACGGCGGTATTTTTGACATTAATGGGTTTAATGACTACGCCAACCTAGTGGGAAACCCCACCGGATTTGAGTTTTTAAGTACAGGAATTATTATTAATGAAGGGAATTTAGCCGTTGGCCCAGGGCAGAATTTAACGTTGATGGGTCATCAGGTGTTCAATACAGGAACCCTATCGGCTCCAGGGGGAACCATTACAATTCAGGCGATTCCCGAGACAGGCATGGTGCGGATTTCCCAGGAGGGGATGATCCTTAGCTTAGAGATTCCAGCGGATCGGATCCCCGAAGATGGGG
Coding sequences within it:
- a CDS encoding cation:proton antiporter, with translation MPFVELLVLLADVNTTRLDPLHELLAPQSHVTALVNTLIVLLLVATVVALVSRRLRTPYVIGLVLAGLVIPQESLPENIGLNPEIILNLFLPILIFEAAINTDLSRLRSTIKPIFLLAGPGVVLSAAITATLLQFGLGLAWITACAIGVILTITDTVSVIVTFRNVPVPPRLASIVEGESLFNDGTALVLLSVITGIHVSGTFSLGQGIAEIFIAFVGGGILGSGLGYLCVGLFQELDDALSNILLTVAVSLGTFQVGQVLGVSGAIAVVTAGLVIGGLGFRQTSASTRVTLLNFWEYAGFGVNTFIFLLVGIEVKPGILWMTIPAALLAIAAYQVGRICAIYPLLYGLGFYDHPLPLKWQHVLIFGNVKGSLSMALALSLPATLPDRSQVITLVFSTVLVSLVVQGLSLPSLVKRLNLSRISPIQKQIESLQLNLIAAKAAQNELGILLASGSLPKFLYEELFASYQSRVASSEKDLREMYNQRIISGNEEGDEAKYLKGVYRRLYVAEKGAINDAIRKGILSEDIGRDYINSLNEKLLVIKDDN
- a CDS encoding ABC1 kinase family protein; translation: MPEDKRFSGYDPEAISAYYRRRPFLVFSRWLIILWPTCWLLFNRWWDKLTGQTKARQRKRAIELRETLTHLGPAYIKVGQALSTRPDVLSAIYLEEMTKLQDQLPAFANEVAFQLIEEELGATPSSLYAELTDNPIAAASLGQVYRGRLHSGEEVAVKVQRPGLAESITLDIFILRGLAFWVQRLIKSIRSDLVAILDEFADRLFDEMDYTQEGKNAERFARLYSYLPDVYVPRIYWQYTNRRVLTMEWVTGTKLNQPQLIQAQGIDPRYLVNVGVQCSLRQLLEHGFFHADPHPGNLLAMPNGKLAYLDFGMMSEIAPPQRYGLLNAIVHIVNREYEALAEDYVHLGFLGEDVDLTPIVPALAIVFSNALGASVAELNIQRIFDQLSEVMYEYPFQVPAYYALIVRSLLTMEGIAMGVDVNFKVLSAAYPYIAKRLLTDPSPELRTSLKNLLLKDGQFRWNRLENLLRNARDSRDYDFNAVLEQALEFLFSERGQLYRDRLADELTRSLDNWGRNALGQFSPFHLPIPFLRQPAAPVPSNPANKEPHSLEHLRRIFGILQDTPGFDAMKVVPALIRIMVRPEMHAMGQRIANGLLQRMIARFLREFLLAEKEPAALPDRPPSSYAT
- a CDS encoding CHAT domain-containing protein, producing the protein MNPCFGKYIVVLLACGTGRDDLTNGDGVYGLRRAFTLADARSQVGTLRKVDDQVTKDIMVAYYENLLQVMGHTEAMRQVQLEMLKNPQTETPSYSAAFVSICVQWRLVATVTLIPGGCSLKQESQSQRA
- a CDS encoding ParA family protein translates to MKIIAVTGFKGGIAKSTTAIHLATFLSKSTPTLLIDSDPNRTCEKWSDRGNRQQAFIVTNEKAASRHIPGKSYLT
- a CDS encoding IS982 family transposase, whose translation is MSSLEDLFCSVDDFCQRFEPQWQQQLLHSGLQTRKRSRQLCLSEIMTIVIAFHQQGYRTFKDYYTKHVCRYWHKAFPDLVSYPRFISWLPSLLLPLSAYLRSCFGQCSGISFMDSTSLKVCHNRRIKQHKVFDLFAERGKTSVDWFFGFKLHLVVNDKGELLNFTLTPGNTDDRTPVPKLLQRLFGKVFADKGYVSQTLAKQLLQQTGVQFITKFRRNMKNRFLKLNDRLLLRKRAIIEIIIDQLKNISQVEHSRHRSPVNFLVNLVGGLIAYCHQPKKPSIALDSNLLP